Sequence from the Deltaproteobacteria bacterium genome:
CACGCTTGCCCTGGTAGTAGCCGTTCAGCATCGGGCCGCCGGAGAGCACGATGGCCGGGATGTTCACCGTGGCCGCGGCCATCAAGCATGCGGGCGTGGTCTTGTCGCAGCCCGTGGTGAGCACCACGCCGTCGAGCGGGTAGCCGTAGAGCACCTCCACGAGGCCCAGGTAGGCGAGATTGCGGTCGAGCGCCGCGGTGGGCCGCTTTCCAGTCTCCTGCAGCGGGTGGACCGGGAACTCGAAGGGAATGCCGCCGGCGTCGCGGATGCCCGCTCGCACGCGCTGCGCGAGCTCGAGGTGATGGCGGTTGCAGGGGACGAGGTCGCTGCCGGTCTGGGCGATGCCGATGATGGGCCGGCCGGACTGCAGCTCTTCACGCGTCAGGCCGTAGTTGAGAAACCGCTCGAGGTAGAGCGCGGTCATCTCGGGGTTCTCCGAGTTGTCCCACCAAGCCTGGCTCCGGAGAGTCTTCTTCGAATCCGATGGGCGCGTCGCCATGGTCGCCTCGAGACGTCAGAGGCGAACTTAGGACGCGGGTCGATCGCGACAACGCACGTCGGGTCTGATGCGCACTCGGCTGCCTGGTCGAACCGTGGCGAGCTCGCTTGCGCGTCGAGGAGGCGCTCTCTGGTGTGCTTGCGCGATCGTGTCCGACGTTGAAAGTGCAGTCCCTAAGTTCGGCTCAGGAATGCGTGAAGCCTTCAGCAAACTGCCGGCTGCGGAGTGGTCCAAGGTCGACGTCGCCGCCGCGCTGCGATGCATCCCGGGCATGGCGCTGACGCTGACCGTGGGCCTGGTGACGGGACACCCGAAGCTTGCCGTGATGGCCACCGCAGGGGCATTCACCGTGGGCTTCGGCTCGTTCTATCGGGTCATGGAGTCGCGGCGGGTGGCGATGATCTTCGCTGCGCTGGGGGTGGCGGTCTCGAGCTGGATGGGCAGTGTCGCGGGGCTCACGCCGGCGACGTCGGCCCTGGCCGCAGGGCTCTGGGGTCTGCTCTACGGCGTCTTCTCCGAGTTCAGCGACGACGCCTCCTGGGTGGTCTTGCAGTGTGTCATCTGGTTCTTCGTCTCCAGCTCAGCGCCGGCGCGTGGCGTGCCTGCGCTCACGCGAGCCGTCGTGGTCCTCGGGGGAGGGCTGATTCAAATTCCCCTCGTGGTGTTCTTCTGGCGGCTGAGCCGGCCGCCGTTCCCGAAGGCCAGCTTCCTGGAAGACGCACGCATTCAGATCCGCGAGGCGCTGAAGACCTTGAGCGCGAGCAGGTGGCTGGAGCTCTATCCTTTGCAATGTGCAATCACGTTGATGGTGGCGATGCTGATCAGCCATCGGCTGCCGTGGCCGGTTTCCTATTGGATACCGATGACGTCTGCGCTGGTGCTCAGGCCTGCGTTTGCGGATGCGCTCCAGCGCGGCATCCTGCGCATCGGTGGGACGCTCTGTGGTGCCGGAATCGCCGCGTCGCTGACGCTGCTGGTACACCCGCACAAAGCAGGGCTCGCAGTGCTGGTGCTCGTGTTTGCGCTGGGTTCGTACTTGCTGACATTTGTGAATTACGCGCTGTTCACCATCACCGTCACGCCCTACATCATCTTCTTGCTGGAGCTCTCGGGGCTGTCCGGCGCGGCGCTCATCAAGTACCGCACGCTGGATACGATTCTGGGTGGCGCGTTGGCCCTGCTGGGACACGCGGTGCAGGTCGCGGTTGCGGGGCCGGTGCGGCGGCGGGTGAGGGTGTGAGGTTGCCCCTCGATGGGGCCGCGAAGGATGCCATGACGTGGGTCGGGGCCAGAGACGTCTTCGGGCCAGTCGGGACGCGGTTCGTCGCCAAGACGAAATGCACGCAGGTCTACTTCTGACCGAACCAGCTTCCCGCCGACGATTTGCGCAAGTGCACCGAGAAAACGGTCGCGCTCGTCGGCGTCGAATGGCCTCGCGAGCGGCGCGCGATATTCGAATCCCATGTTCGTTATCTGGATGCCACGCCGCACCCGTTGCGGTGCGAGGTCCAGCATCGAGCGAAGAGCCTGCGCTCGCCATTGAATCTGCCAGCCGCCGTCTCCACCCATTGTCACTTGAGGGTGTGCGGATTCGGGCGAGGGGGGCGGGGGATGGTGAGCGCGCGTCGGATGCTGCTGGCTGCTGGCTTGATGGTGGGGAGCTTCACCTGGGGTTGTGGCGGCGGCGACCCGCCCGCAGATTCGCCATCGGCCTACACCACCGGGACCACGACGGGCGGAACCACCTCTGCGACCACCGCGGGAGGAGGTTCCACGGGGTTGAGCACCTCGGGATCCTCGGGCACGACGGCAGGCACCACGGGGACCACGGGAACCCGGAGCGTGGGCTTCGTGCGGATTGCGAATCTCTCGCCGAACCTTCCGCCCTTCGACTTCTGTGTCGGCATTCCCGGTGGGACCAACTTCACGGGTCCCATCATTCATCAAGTCACCGGCACCACGAACCTCCTCGCCTTTGGCACGGTGACCAACTACTTCCCGGTGCCCGAGGGGACCTTCGAGATCCGGGTGGTCGCGGGCTCCGGCACCAGCTGCGCCGATGCGAAGGGCAATCTGAAGTTCTCGCGCACGGCGACGGTGAAGGCCGGAGAGTACGCGACGCTGGCGCTCGAGGGCTTCACCACGGGCGTGCCGCTGGTGTCGTTGCAGATGTATGGAGACGACACCGCCACGCCGATCGGCATGAGCGCGCTTCGTTTCATCCACGCGGCGCCCGACTTCCCCAGCTCGACGAATACGACGGTGGACGTCGGCCTGGGCCCAAGCACGAGCGTGAAGCCGATCTTCAACAACGTAAGGTTCACGCAGATCGCCCTGCCGGACAGCGTGATCGACGGGAATGGCTACGCCGTCACGAGCCCGCTCAACGACGCCACGCTCACCTTGCGACCCGCGGACTCGACCACCAACCGACTCACCGTGAGTGGGCTCCGGCTCTCGCCGAACGAGCTGTACACGGCGTTCGCGGTCATCCAGCCGCCGAATGGCATCGCGTTCTTGCTGTGCATCGATGGCAAGCAGCTCGCGAGCCCGACCACGCCGAAGGCCGGGTGTAAGAT
This genomic interval carries:
- a CDS encoding DUF4397 domain-containing protein; the protein is MVSARRMLLAAGLMVGSFTWGCGGGDPPADSPSAYTTGTTTGGTTSATTAGGGSTGLSTSGSSGTTAGTTGTTGTRSVGFVRIANLSPNLPPFDFCVGIPGGTNFTGPIIHQVTGTTNLLAFGTVTNYFPVPEGTFEIRVVAGSGTSCADAKGNLKFSRTATVKAGEYATLALEGFTTGVPLVSLQMYGDDTATPIGMSALRFIHAAPDFPSSTNTTVDVGLGPSTSVKPIFNNVRFTQIALPDSVIDGNGYAVTSPLNDATLTLRPADSTTNRLTVSGLRLSPNELYTAFAVIQPPNGIAFLLCIDGKQLASPTTPKAGCKIER
- a CDS encoding FUSC family protein — encoded protein: MREAFSKLPAAEWSKVDVAAALRCIPGMALTLTVGLVTGHPKLAVMATAGAFTVGFGSFYRVMESRRVAMIFAALGVAVSSWMGSVAGLTPATSALAAGLWGLLYGVFSEFSDDASWVVLQCVIWFFVSSSAPARGVPALTRAVVVLGGGLIQIPLVVFFWRLSRPPFPKASFLEDARIQIREALKTLSASRWLELYPLQCAITLMVAMLISHRLPWPVSYWIPMTSALVLRPAFADALQRGILRIGGTLCGAGIAASLTLLVHPHKAGLAVLVLVFALGSYLLTFVNYALFTITVTPYIIFLLELSGLSGAALIKYRTLDTILGGALALLGHAVQVAVAGPVRRRVRV